Proteins from one Mus caroli chromosome 3, CAROLI_EIJ_v1.1, whole genome shotgun sequence genomic window:
- the Sema6c gene encoding semaphorin-6C isoform X4, translating to MCRSYGITSLQQEGEELSGQARCPFDATQSTVAIFAEGSLYSATAADFQASDAVVYRSLGPQPPLRSAKYDSKWLREPHFVYALEHGEHVYFFFREVSVEDARLGRVQFSRVARVCKRDMGGSPRALDRHWTSFLKLRLNCSVPGDSTFYFDVLQSLTGPVNLHGRSALFGVFTTQTNSIPGSAVCAFYLDDIERGFEGKFKEQRSLDGAWTPVSEDKVPSPRPGSCAGVGAAASFSSSQDLPDDVLLFIKAHPLLDPAVPPATHQPLLTLTSRALLTQVAVDGMAGPHRNTTVLFLGSNDGTVLKVLPPGGQSLGSEPIVLEEIDAYSHARCSGKRSPRAARRIIGLELDTEGHRLFVAFPGCIVYLSLSRCARHGACQRSCLASLDPYCGWHRFRGCMSIRGPGGTDVDLTGNQESTEHGDCQDGATGSQSGPGDSAYVLLGPGPSPETPSSPSDAHPGPQSSTLGAHTQGVRRDLSPASASRSIPIPLLLACVAAAFALGASVSGLLVSCACRRANRRRSKDIETPGLPRPLSLRSLARLHGGGPEPPPPPKDGDAAQTPQLYTTFLPPPEGGSPPELACLPTPETTPELPVKHLRASGGPWEWNQNGNNASEGPGRPPRGCSGAGGPAPRVLVRPPPPGCPGQAVEVTTLEELLRYLHGPQPPRKGSEPLASALFTSRPPASEPGASLFVDSSPMQRDGVPPLRLDVPPEGKRAAPSGRPALSAPAPRLGVGGSRRLPFPTHRAPPGLLTRVPSGGPARYSGGPGRHLLYLGRPDGHRGRSLKRVDVKSPLSPKPPLASPPQPAPHGGHFNF from the exons ATGTGCCGCAGCTATGGG ATAACATCTCTGCAACAGGAGGGTGAGGAGCTGAGTGGGCAGGCTCGATGCCCCTTTGATGCCACCCAGTCCACTGTGGCCATCTTTGCAG AGGGCAGTTTGTACTCAGCCACAGCAGCAGATTTCCAGGCCAGTGATGCTGTAGTTTACAGAAGTCTTGGACCTCAGCCTCCACTCCGTTCTGCAAAGTATGACTCCAAGTGGCTGCGAG AGCCACACTTTGTCTATGCGTTGGAGCATGGAGAGCACGTCTACTTCTTCTTCCGAGAAGTCTCTGTGGAGGATGCCCGCTTGGGGAGG GTGCAGTTTTCCAGGGTAGCCCGGGTGTGTAAACGTGACATGGGTGGCTCACCTCGGGCCTTGGATCGCCACTGGACATCCTTCCTTAAGCTGAGGCTCAACTGCTCTGTCCCTGGGGACTCTACCTTCTACTTTGATGTCTTACAGTCCTTAACTGGGCCTGTGAACCTGCATGGCCGCTCCGCTCTCTTTGGGGTCTTCACTACTCAGACCAATAG CATTCCTGGGTCTGCAGTCTGCGCCTTCTACCTAGATGATATTGAACGTGGCTTTGAGGGCAAGTTCAAGGAGCAGAGGAGTCTGGATGGGGCCTGGACTCCTGTGTCTGAGGACAAGGTCCCCTCACCCAG GCCAGGGTCCTGTGCAGGTGTGGGTGCAGCTGCCTCGTTCTCCTCCTCTCAAGACCTCCCTGATGATGTCCTGCTCTTCATCAAGGCACACCCGCTGCTGGATCCTGCTGTGCCACCCGCCACCCATCAACCGCTCCTCACTCTGACTAGCAG GGCTCTGCTGACACAGGTGGCTGTGGATGGAATGGCTGGTCCCCACCGAAATACTACTGTCCTGTTTCTTGGCTCCAACGATGGGACAGTGCTGAAGGTGCTACCTCCAGGGGGACAGTCTTTGGGATCTGAGCCTATCGTCTTGGAAGAGATTGATGCCTACAGCCATGCCCG GTGCAGTGGGAAGCGGTCACCCCGAGCTGCACGGCGGATCATAGGGCTGGAGCTGGACACTGAGGGTCACAGGCTTTTTGTGGCCTTTCCTGGATGTATCGTCTACCTCTCTCTCAGCCGGTGTGCCCGGCATGGAGCATGTCAGAG GAGCTGCCTGGCTTCTCTGGACCCATACTGTGGATGGCATCGATTCAGGGGCTGCATGAGTATCAGGGGACCTGGTGG gACTGATGTCGATCTGACTGGCAACCAGGAATCCACGGAGCACGGTGACTGCCAAG ATGGAGCGACCGGGAGTCAGTCTGGCCCTGGAGACTCTGCTTATG TGCTTCTGGGTCCTGGCCCTTCCCCTGAGACCCCCAGTTCCCCCAgtgatgcccacccagggccccAGTCTTCCACTCTTGGAGCTCACACACAGG GCGTGCGCAGGGACCtttccccagcctcagcctctcgaTCCATCCCCATCCCACTCCTCCTGGCCTGTGTGGCGGCGGCCTTCGCTTTGGGCGCCTCAGTCTCTGGCCTCTTGGTGTCCTGTGCTTGTCGTCGCGCGAACCGCCGTCGGAGCAAGGACATCGAGACCCCGGGGCTGCCGCGCCCCCTCTCCCTTCGCAGCCTGGCGCGGCTGCACGGTGGCGGTCCTGAGCCCCCGCCTCCGCCCAAGGATGGAGATGCAGCGCAAACGCCCCAGCTCTACACTACCTTCCTGCCTCCGCCCGAGGGCGGATCCCCACCGGAGCTGGCCTGCCTGCCCACGCCGGAGACGACGCCGGAGCTGCCCGTGAAGCACCTCCGTGCCTCCGGGGGTCCCTGGGAGTGGAACCAGAATGGGAACAACGCCTCGGAGGGCCCAGGCCGCCCACCACGGGGCTGCAGCGGGGCGGGCGGGCCTGCACCGCGGGTGCTGGTGAGGCCACCGCCCCCTGGCTGCCCCGGGCAGGCGGTAGAGGTGACCACGCTGGAGGAACTGCTGCGCTACCTGCACGGCCCTCAGCCGCCCAGGAAGGGCAGCGAACCTCTCGCCTCCGCCCTGTTCACCTCCCGGCCGCCCGCCTCGGAGCCCGGCGCCTCGCTGTTTGTGGACTCCAGCCCGATGCAGCGGGATGGCGTGCCGCCGCTGAGGCTCGACGTGCCGCCCGAAGGCAAGCGCGCTGCCCCGAGCGGGCGGCCTGCTCTCTCGGCTCCGGCCCCGCGCCTGGGCGTCGGCGGCAGCCGTCGATTGCCCTTCCCCACACACCGGGCGCCCCCGGGCCTGCTCACGCGAGTGCCCTCGGGAGGCCCGGCCAGGTACTCCGGGGGGCCCGGGAGGCACCTCCTGTACCTCGGCCGGCCCGACGGCCACCGCGGCCGCTCCCTGAAGAGGGTGGACGTGAAGTCTCCGCTGTCGCCCAAGCCGCCCCTCGCCTCCCCGCCGCAGCCCGCCCCGCACGGCGGTCATTTCAACTTCTGA